Part of the Spinacia oleracea cultivar Varoflay chromosome 5, BTI_SOV_V1, whole genome shotgun sequence genome, TTTGACAACAATTCGCCCACCATCAACACCTACTAATTCCTGCAATACCACACTCATAATAAACTCCAATAGTCCAACGCAACTCCTCAACAATAACTCACGCAACAATATAATTGCAACCAAAAACACAATTACAACAACTAGTGCAAAGTAATCGAAAAAACAGAGGGAAAAAATATCTATTTATTGACGATCGAGGGCTACGATTTAAACAAGAAATACTCAGATTCATGTGCAATGCGAATAAAATTACTCAACATTTTCCTGAAATTATTTGAACAGGAATCCGAAATTTTTCCCCTAATTTGATTTTTTGGGACTTTTGTAAATCTGGTGTTGGCTTGTGCGAATATGAGCTTCGAGTATTTGAAAAAATGATGACAATTCGAAACCCGAAGGTGGAGAATGGCATGGATGATTGACGAAGTGGTGAAAATTCATGTGGGGAAGAGTGAAGACAAAGGAAAGGGACAGAGAAATGAGAGAGACAGAGAAACAAGAGGGGAGgagtaaattatttatttttaaaaataaatcataATTTTGTATTTCCTaaagttttttttagttttttttaaatgctttttttaataaaaataagaggTGACCTTATTAGCAAGTAAACGGTCATATGGGtgtaataaaagttaatggggtacaaaggttggattattagataataatcaaaaggttggattattaatggaaaatcgtcgaaagattggattatttaaagtaatttttccatttttataaagttgctggaaattttatgaacatggaaataatttaagtttcattattttgatgataggaggtgatttctagttgagtgctcgttattgcaaagtggcccctacgcttaggtattcaaggtacgtacaagtctagggcgaccacaccttttgtcaatgacattacatgattgttgatgatgtgaattacattatgtggaatcatgtttattttggtgaacgagcatatgatttgtgatgttggatttattggattaattgttgaacaagcatgttgaaattattatgagtatggatttcattgtcaatcatgttgttcaatatttatgcatgtatggtttattccacatgcaagggatggattatttatttgtatgctattgtacgggatgtctagcatactttgagccatttatttgtacctcgttgtactatttattttaccacatgtgaagggttagctcacgtaagccaccgcacatgtagggttcagttaggaatattatgtatgaaatgaattaggatttgtcgtgcaagggcacaaccctcatgttaatgtgcatgatgtggagtctcactttggtgaggaggaacatggtagtaatatcacaagtgtcttggttggttgatcacaagtcttaaagcattaaaataagattgttttggttgttgtttattaatgatatgtatgcatgttgtcgagtcttgagttcgcctttattaaaatattaataaacgtaaagtgcaaccggaacaagcttcaaaactcttggaacgtatataccttgagtatgaacaatggggggagtcttgccggaaaactcgtactcctactaatgatacaagacgttgtttcatttatattatgcgcaggaattccgtcggtatggcccgacactcggtatggcccgattttattattattatatttggtgtatggttggctcccatcaccttttccctttgtggattattcttttggcccgttcgaagcttattctaattaaattgtgagtcaaaagtcgagtcaagagtcgagtcttgtgtctcatgattgtttgttaagtattatatggcttttgcatgttgattagtacttagtgagtgatgcatgttttagtttcatttactctatgcttgtaagtactcagcttttgctgactacgtgctttgtgtgtttctggtcatggcctttgccttaatgaccctatgatgaaccatcatttgcacttgcattgttggggagtagaataatatagcaggctggtagatcaagtacgatcgaaatcatgtggcttgggatgattgagagagttgcatgctttcgttctttgaaactattttatttaatactttaattatgtttgaaatgtttgaatgatttatattttgggttttgggccattatggttccaaattgtaggaggcctcaatatttcattaattatggtttttaaaagttagttgacatttaattccgctgcgtaattctggtaatagccttagccgttatcacggtggcggtaatgctttagtaattcctctattttaagttggaaaatggttttataaaagcaaggaattattagggtgttacaataaaCCAACaatcctccttttatttaataaaatttatttttaaagaaaataacgtattttgaaataaagatttataactcatcaaaaccaaaaaaaactaTTTCAAACACCACTTGAACGAATCCATCATCAtattaaaatcaagaaaaatatttaacctttcaaaaatcctcaaacaattttcacaaatcaattaacaattcaaaatcactaattcataaatttcaatttgaaaacaattaataatttgaagttAATAATCAAATCATACATAGATTTAACACATATTTATCAAGCCACATACACGTACCTTGATTAAATAACACCTCACACAAAGATTAGTTTGATCCTGCTACGAATCACTCACAAGTTcctaacaattaataaataaaaccctaattaattcctgattgaacaattaaattaataaaaataaatctattgcccttaaatttaattcatgagTTATGCATGCCTAATAAcattattataaatcaaaattttgaACTATGGTTTTAAAAATAAACTTTTAAAAATTACGGTATTAATTTAAgagattttaaatagtaaaaacTGACCGTAAAAAGAGAAGGCTTTGAAATCAATTGGAGTGTCAAAGTCACAACACCAAGGTGTAGACGTCGGCGGCAAGAAGTGCACGACGGGGGTGTCGTGATGGTGGTATAAGGGTTTTAGGTAAGAAGGTTTAGAGccaaagagggagaagaagtctaagagcgggcttgggaaaactctcaacttttggtgtgaggaatgatgaatgaagtaggggtatttataggtataggattaggtttagggttagggttagaaTGTAACCCTAAGGGGTATGGCCGTGGTTGGTGTTCAAGGTATGATAGGATTCTGAATCTAGTCATGATTTTGGTGATATTCGGTTTAGAGTAAAattgtttaaaatagaaatacaaaatataaaatcATGAAATTTTACACAGAGTCTTTTATAACTATTTAAGATTTATCctgaaattttcagaatttatctCAAGGAATTCGGATTTTTAGggaattttgaattggtaaaactcttaaaatccaattttaaataaaattatcttatttttagaaaataaatttgaaatatATTATCATAAATATCCTATTATATAAAAATCATTTTATAAAATACTAAacataattttcggatttataaaataattttaagttgattaaaactctttttctccaaaattgattcctaatagaattaggaattaataaaatccgaaaataataatttaaattcagttttgaaaataatattccctCTAAGACATTTTAacattttccctccaaaatatttgaatatttttccttccaaaataatttaatatcaaatatatattaaaaatatgcataaaatgattaataaaatgcctaaaaatatggggtattacagtctaccccccttaaaagaagtttcgtcacGAAACTTAGGACAAAATACCACACTATATTCCGAAAACGGAGATATCTCAACTTTATCGATTCTTTTAAAAAGAAGAAGATGCTAATGCACATGCATAAAATAGACcaaattttacaaaaaaatccataaatatattaaaaatgggtaaaagcgCGCGAAACTCTATcacattctaccccccttaaaaagaAAGTTACGATCCCGTAACTCGCCTATTAACTTTTTGAAAACTAAAGCTCTTGGAATGAATGAATGTGCTATTACAATAAAAGTTTAGCTAGCAAGTAGATCATAAATAGAAAAGGTACCAGCTTCTACTTCATATGCTTTTTCAGCTTCACGGTGATTCATAACGAACAATTGTCCCTTCAATTGGGTGGCGTTATTCCCACCTCCAGGTTTGGTGTTGTTTATTCCATCCTGTTGGCTTAATCCTTGTTGACTTGAGTGTGGATTTTTCCCATTTTAGCCTAGGTTATATGTTGATTCCCCAAATGCTTTCTTGTAGCATTCAAACTCACGATGCCCTTGCTTCTTACAGAAATAACAAGTAACTAGGTTTCCCTCACAATCCATTCCTGGATGGTTATTCCCACACTTTTTGCAAAAGTAGTTCCTTTTAGGCTTATCCTCGTTCCCGTTACTTCCATTTTCATAATTTCCCTTCCATTTTTGGGTGATATTGCGATTCTCTTCTCTAGTTTGGTTAAAATTCCCTTCCTTCTTTCCATGGTTAAAATCCCCATCCAGCTTAGGTTTCTTCTCATTCCATTGGAAGTTTCCATTTCCCTTCCTCTTTTCACTAGAATTTCCATCAAGCTCTCTTCCTTTAATCCCATATAGGTGAGGTGCACGACCATAAACATCATCTAAGGATTCAAAGTTAACTCCCCCAAGCTTCCCTTGCAAAGTCAAAgttaacccttgctcaaacctttgagctttTATGGCTTCAGTTGGGACtatttcaggtgcaaacctcatTAGCTCTATGAACTTGGTGTAATACTCATTCACAGTCATGGTgcccattctaaggtttgtaaATTCTAGGCATTTCTGCTTCTTTAGATAGGGAGGGTAAAACTTAGCTCTTAAggcttctttcatggtttcccAATCAAAATCAGGTTTGGTCATTAAGTCTTTCTTTCGTTGTGACCACTATAGATCAGCTTCTTCCCTTAGATAGTACACAtaattattgatttttaggTCTTCAGGGCAATTGATAGCATCAAACAATTTGTCAAATTCTCTAAGCCAGTTTTCTAGACTTGCAGGGTCTTCCTTTCCATCATAGGTAGGTGGTTTACTAGCTGCTACTTTCTTAAAGACTTCACCAAAGTTTTCAATATTACTCTTGCGAGTTACCTGAGTTGTCATAGCTAGAGTCAAGTTTTGAGCTATTTCGGTTAGGCGCCTAATCGCCGTTCCGACTTTCCCTGATCTCTTCCTTCCTCGATTACGGATTATCCCTCTCACCATCTTGCCTGGATAAAGGTGTACTAATAGAAAATTTGCAACTAAAacctaaattaaaaaataatgcaATTAGAATATTGCAACACTTTAGTACATCAAAATCATAACAAAGTACAAGACAATTCACAATTTTTACCAAATtccataaagaaaaaaaaaacatctcgACCAATTCCAAATAAAGGAAACTCATCATCATTAGAAGGTTAAAATTGCCACCAAACTCCATCCAAGTACATAAGTATTAAGTAAATCATTATGCACAAAAAATCACATAAATCGCAACTAGTGTCACGAAAACAATTTATTTAGTTATTCTTTTGAATGAAAAATGCCGAACCTATCACTTAATGCACGAATTTTATCATGTCATTCTAGTAAATGCataaattgatttattaaatagACTTTCAATAAA contains:
- the LOC110800568 gene encoding uncharacterized protein; the encoded protein is MTKPDFDWETMKEALRAKFYPPYLKKQKCLEFTNLRMGTMTVNEYYTKFIELMRFAPEIVPTEAIKAQRFEQGLTLTLQGKLGGVNFESLDDVYGRAPHLYGIKGRELDGNSSEKRKGNGNFQWNEKKPKLDGDFNHGKKEGNFNQTREENRNITQKWKGNYENGSNGNEDKPKRNYFCKKCGNNHPGMDCEGNLVTCYFCKKQGHREFECYKKAFGESTYNLG